From one Catenuloplanes nepalensis genomic stretch:
- a CDS encoding nucleotide sugar dehydrogenase has product MPSKIGVVGLGYVGLTLTAALAEKGFTVYGADVSPAILDSLSRGRPHIFEPGIEEIFANRVGKDIFVSTELPADVEVAVISVSTPVDDITRRPNLANLAAAARGVAASCRPGTLVVVRSTVPVGTSRNVVLPELRAAWGDDVKLVMAPERTIQGQALRELVELPQVIGGLDAASLDAGVEFFSGLAQTVQTVSGLETAELVKLTNNCHTDLIYSFGNEIALIAERHGLDPLEVIRATNVDYPRPDIAKPGYVGGGCLSKDPYILIDSAGDRPPFLVGKARELNEYLPIHVGETIVKMLKEARGRSLGARLAVLGWAYKGWPATDDMRGTPIATMMRVFSAAGVTVIGHDPLVSDDVIRQYGGEPVSLDKAFTDADAVLIINDHPDYRAIRIPDILAGAKPAFIYDSWRVLDEAAVRDAGIRYAGLGYLPAPSVSEAVSA; this is encoded by the coding sequence ATGCCAAGCAAGATCGGGGTCGTGGGCCTCGGCTACGTGGGCCTCACGCTCACCGCCGCCCTCGCCGAGAAGGGCTTCACCGTGTACGGCGCGGACGTGTCGCCGGCGATCCTGGACTCGCTGTCCCGCGGCCGCCCGCACATCTTCGAGCCCGGCATCGAGGAGATCTTCGCCAACCGGGTCGGCAAGGACATCTTCGTCTCCACGGAGCTGCCCGCCGACGTCGAGGTCGCCGTGATCAGCGTGTCGACGCCGGTCGACGACATCACCCGCCGCCCGAACCTGGCGAACCTGGCCGCGGCCGCGCGTGGTGTCGCCGCGTCCTGCCGCCCGGGGACGCTGGTCGTGGTGCGCAGCACCGTGCCGGTCGGCACGTCGCGCAACGTGGTGCTGCCGGAGCTGCGGGCCGCGTGGGGCGACGACGTCAAGCTGGTGATGGCGCCGGAGCGCACCATCCAGGGCCAGGCGCTGCGCGAGCTGGTCGAGCTGCCGCAGGTGATCGGCGGTCTCGACGCCGCCTCTCTGGACGCTGGTGTGGAGTTCTTCTCCGGCCTGGCGCAGACCGTCCAGACCGTGTCGGGTCTGGAGACGGCGGAGCTGGTCAAGCTGACCAACAACTGCCACACCGACCTGATCTACTCGTTCGGCAACGAGATCGCGCTGATCGCGGAGCGGCACGGGCTGGACCCGCTGGAGGTCATCCGGGCCACGAACGTGGACTACCCGCGGCCGGACATCGCCAAGCCGGGTTACGTCGGCGGCGGCTGCCTGTCCAAGGACCCGTACATCCTGATCGACTCCGCCGGCGATCGGCCGCCGTTCCTGGTCGGCAAGGCGCGCGAGCTCAACGAGTACCTGCCGATCCACGTCGGCGAGACGATCGTGAAGATGCTCAAGGAGGCGCGCGGGCGCAGCCTCGGCGCGCGGCTCGCGGTGCTCGGCTGGGCCTACAAGGGCTGGCCGGCCACGGACGACATGCGCGGCACGCCGATCGCCACCATGATGCGCGTCTTCTCGGCCGCGGGCGTGACCGTGATCGGGCACGACCCGCTGGTCAGCGACGACGTCATCCGGCAGTACGGCGGCGAGCCGGTCTCGCTGGACAAGGCGTTCACGGACGCGGACGCCGTGCTGATCATCAACGACCACCCGGACTACCGGGCGATCCGGATCCCGGACATCCTGGCCGGCGCGAAGCCCGCGTTCATCTACGACTCGTGGCGGGTGCTGGACGAGGCCGCGGTCCGCGACGCGGGCATCCGGTACGCGGGTCTGGGTTACCTTCCTGCTCCTTCGGTCTCTGAGGCGGTCTCGGCGTGA